In endosymbiont of Galathealinum brachiosum, the DNA window ACCCACTATCGCTAACGCGAACACAGATAACACAACAATGCGCCTGAACTGATAATGTGGTTTTTTGTTTTTATTTTTCATTGTTTTATATATAAAATTTCATTTGCCCGAGGCAATGTCATTTGTAGTTTTTTACGTGCAACTTTCTCAATTCTTCCATGAGATGACCAGGCGCTTTGCTCCAACTGCAACTGCCCCCACTCAACATCCAGCTCATCAATCTGCTTATGAAGCTTTTGCAAATTAACAAATATCTTTCTTGTTTGGTGTTTACTATAAATTACACCTATTGCAGACCCCATAATCGCCACCACTAATAATGCGATTAATATCCACACCACCTTCACTTAACTCTCTCTATTACACGCAAGACTGAACTACGTGAACGAGGATTTTCCTGCACTTCCTTTTTTCCCGGTTTAATAGCTTTACCAATTAACCTGTATGGCTGCTCTAAATCTTTTGCTAATACCGGGATGTCTTTAGGAATTTGCGGTCCCCGTGACATTTTTCTAAAAAACCTTTTTACCATTCTGTCTTCTAATGAATGAAAACTAATGACCGCAAGTCGCCCGCCAACAGCCAGAACATTCAAGCTTGCACGCAGCGCATTTTCAAGCACCTCAAGTTCACGGTTTATATGAATTCTAATTGCCTGAAAACTTTTAGTAGCAGGGTGTTTATTTTTTGGTTTAACAGGAATCGCTGCTTCAATTATATTAGCCAACTGAACCGTATCATCTATAACCGTTTCTTTTCTTGTTTCAACAATGGCATTTGCAATTCGTCGAGCAAACTTTTCTTCACCGAAATGCATTAACACTGTAGTCAGATCATACTCTTCCACAGTGGCTAACCATTCTGCTGCTGACTGACCTACATGTGGATTCATGCGCATATCTAACGGCCCCGGCTTTATAAAACTAAAACCCCTTGTTGCATCATCTAGCTGCGGAGAAGAAACACCTATATCAAGTAAAACCCCGTCAACCCGTTGCGCCATTCCGTGACTCGACACTACTTCTTCCAGACTTTCAAAGTTATTCCGTACTATTTCAAATCTTAAGTCATCCGCAAATTTAAGCTCCGCCACTTCAATTGCCAACGGATCCTGATCCATTGCCAGCAACTTTCCCGTCTTTCCTAATTTTTTTAGAATTTCAGCTGAATGCCCACCTCGACCAAATGTCCCGTCAAGATAAAAACCATCCTGTTTTATAGCTAGCGCCTCGACGGCCTCACTAAGAAGAACCGGTCGGTGCTGGCCGTGTAGTTCTTCCATTAGAACGAAAGATTTTCCAAAGCTTCTGGCAAATCACCTTCATCATTTTCCGCTTCATCCAGCCATACTTGCTGATTTTCCGTCCAAAGCTGTTCATCCCATATTTCAAACTTATTTCCCTGGCCAATTAAAATGCATTTTTTATCTAAGCCAGCATATTCACGCAACAAAGTCGGTAACAAAATACGCCCCTGACTATCCAACTCAGCTTCTGTCGCATGACCAATCAATAACCTCTTCATCAAACGAGTTCGCTTATTGGTACTGGAAAGAGCAGCAAGTTTAGCCTCTACAACTTCCCATTCATGCAATGGATACACCATCAAACAACGATCTTGATCAACTGTAACAATCAATCGCCCACCACAAGACTCCATGATCTTGTCACGGTAACGCGAGGGAATAGCCATTCGGCCCTTTGCATCCAGCGTTAGATTGTTAATACCACGAAAAATCATTGTTATAGTTTTAGTTCGCCATTTTTATA includes these proteins:
- a CDS encoding cell division/cell wall cluster transcriptional repressor MraZ, coding for MFRGINNLTLDAKGRMAIPSRYRDKIMESCGGRLIVTVDQDRCLMVYPLHEWEVVEAKLAALSSTNKRTRLMKRLLIGHATEAELDSQGRILLPTLLREYAGLDKKCILIGQGNKFEIWDEQLWTENQQVWLDEAENDEGDLPEALENLSF
- the ftsL gene encoding cell division protein FtsL; protein product: MKVVWILIALLVVAIMGSAIGVIYSKHQTRKIFVNLQKLHKQIDELDVEWGQLQLEQSAWSSHGRIEKVARKKLQMTLPRANEILYIKQ
- a CDS encoding 16S rRNA (cytosine(1402)-N(4))-methyltransferase, whose translation is MEELHGQHRPVLLSEAVEALAIKQDGFYLDGTFGRGGHSAEILKKLGKTGKLLAMDQDPLAIEVAELKFADDLRFEIVRNNFESLEEVVSSHGMAQRVDGVLLDIGVSSPQLDDATRGFSFIKPGPLDMRMNPHVGQSAAEWLATVEEYDLTTVLMHFGEEKFARRIANAIVETRKETVIDDTVQLANIIEAAIPVKPKNKHPATKSFQAIRIHINRELEVLENALRASLNVLAVGGRLAVISFHSLEDRMVKRFFRKMSRGPQIPKDIPVLAKDLEQPYRLIGKAIKPGKKEVQENPRSRSSVLRVIERVK